From a region of the Primulina eburnea isolate SZY01 chromosome 7, ASM2296580v1, whole genome shotgun sequence genome:
- the LOC140837238 gene encoding replication factor C subunit 2 isoform X2 has protein sequence MAPLLQSSQPWVEKYRPRQVKDVAHQDEVVRVLTHTLETANCPHMLFYGPPGTGKTTTALAIAHQLFGPELYKSRVLELNASDDRGINVVRTKIKNFAAVAVGSARQSGYPCPPYKIIILDEADSMTEDAQNALRRTMETYSKVTRFFFICNYISRIIEPLVSRCAKFRFKPLTEEIMSSRVIYICKEEGLDLDSEALSTLSSISQGDLRRAITYLQVIPAEVVQALFSACRSGNFDLADIEVKNVIAEGYPVSQMLSQLYDIIVEAGDISDEQKARICKKFAVADKCLADGAEEYFQLLDVASNIMRAIRNMPQEFSFGN, from the exons ATGGCGCCACTGTTGCAGAGCTCGCAGCCATGGGTCGAAAAATA TCGGCCAAGGCAAGTGAAGGACGTAGCTCACCAAGACGAGGTCGTTCGAGTGCTCACCCACACTCTCGAGACGGCTAAT TGTCCACACATGCTCTTTTATGGGCCTCCTGGTACGGGGAAAACAACTACTGCCCTTGCAATTGCCCATCAGCTTTTCGG ACCTGAACTATACAAGTCAAGAGTGCTGGAGCTGAATGCTAGTGACGATCGAGGGATTAATGTTGTTCGCacaaaaattaaaaactttgctGCTGTAGCTGTTGGTTCTGCTCGCCAAAG TGGCTATCCTTGCCCACCGTATAAGATCATTATTCTTGATGAGGCGGATTCAATGACAGAAGATGCTCAG AATGCCTTACGACGGACAATGGAGACATACTCAAAAGTTACAAGATTCTTCTTCATTTGCAATTATATCAGCAG AATTATAGAGCCACTTGTCTCTAGATGTGCAAAGTTCCGATTTAAGCCACTGACTGAAGAAATAATGAGCAGTCGTGTGATATATATTTGCAAAGAAGAGGGTCTTGATTTGGATTCAGAG GCTCTTTCGACCCTAAGTTCCATTTCTCAAGGTGATCTTCGTCGTGCCATAACATACCTTCAA GTCATCCCTGCAGAGGTCGTTCAGGCCCTGTTTTCTGCCTGCAGAAGTGGTAACTTTGACTTGGCTGACATAGAAGTCAAAAATGTGATTGCTGAAGGATATCCAGTTTCTCAAATGCTTTCTCAG tTGTATGATATAATTGTCGAAGCAGGTGATATATCAGATGAACAGAAAGCAAGAATTTGCAAAAAATTTGCGGTGGCAGATAAG TGTCTTGCAGATGGAGCGGAGGAGTATTTTCAATTGCTGGATGTGGCTAGTAATATTATGCGTGCGATTcgtaatatgccccaagaatttTCCTTTGGGAATTGA
- the LOC140837238 gene encoding replication factor C subunit 2 isoform X1 — protein sequence MAPLLQSSQPWVEKYRPRQVKDVAHQDEVVRVLTHTLETANCPHMLFYGPPGTGKTTTALAIAHQLFGPELYKSRVLELNASDDRGINVVRTKIKNFAAVAVGSARQSGYPCPPYKIIILDEADSMTEDAQNALRRTMETYSKVTRFFFICNYISRIIEPLVSRCAKFRFKPLTEEIMSSRVIYICKEEGLDLDSEALSTLSSISQGDLRRAITYLQGAARLFGSSISSKDLISVSGVIPAEVVQALFSACRSGNFDLADIEVKNVIAEGYPVSQMLSQLYDIIVEAGDISDEQKARICKKFAVADKCLADGAEEYFQLLDVASNIMRAIRNMPQEFSFGN from the exons ATGGCGCCACTGTTGCAGAGCTCGCAGCCATGGGTCGAAAAATA TCGGCCAAGGCAAGTGAAGGACGTAGCTCACCAAGACGAGGTCGTTCGAGTGCTCACCCACACTCTCGAGACGGCTAAT TGTCCACACATGCTCTTTTATGGGCCTCCTGGTACGGGGAAAACAACTACTGCCCTTGCAATTGCCCATCAGCTTTTCGG ACCTGAACTATACAAGTCAAGAGTGCTGGAGCTGAATGCTAGTGACGATCGAGGGATTAATGTTGTTCGCacaaaaattaaaaactttgctGCTGTAGCTGTTGGTTCTGCTCGCCAAAG TGGCTATCCTTGCCCACCGTATAAGATCATTATTCTTGATGAGGCGGATTCAATGACAGAAGATGCTCAG AATGCCTTACGACGGACAATGGAGACATACTCAAAAGTTACAAGATTCTTCTTCATTTGCAATTATATCAGCAG AATTATAGAGCCACTTGTCTCTAGATGTGCAAAGTTCCGATTTAAGCCACTGACTGAAGAAATAATGAGCAGTCGTGTGATATATATTTGCAAAGAAGAGGGTCTTGATTTGGATTCAGAG GCTCTTTCGACCCTAAGTTCCATTTCTCAAGGTGATCTTCGTCGTGCCATAACATACCTTCAA GGTGCTGCTCGCTTATTTGGATCTTCAATTTCATCCAAAGACTTGATTAGTGTGTCTGGT GTCATCCCTGCAGAGGTCGTTCAGGCCCTGTTTTCTGCCTGCAGAAGTGGTAACTTTGACTTGGCTGACATAGAAGTCAAAAATGTGATTGCTGAAGGATATCCAGTTTCTCAAATGCTTTCTCAG tTGTATGATATAATTGTCGAAGCAGGTGATATATCAGATGAACAGAAAGCAAGAATTTGCAAAAAATTTGCGGTGGCAGATAAG TGTCTTGCAGATGGAGCGGAGGAGTATTTTCAATTGCTGGATGTGGCTAGTAATATTATGCGTGCGATTcgtaatatgccccaagaatttTCCTTTGGGAATTGA